One stretch of Miscanthus floridulus cultivar M001 chromosome 18, ASM1932011v1, whole genome shotgun sequence DNA includes these proteins:
- the LOC136521526 gene encoding very-long-chain 3-oxoacyl-CoA reductase 1-like isoform X2: MPAWMWLFYATIGALYVAGDCFRLLRHLALCLRKPKDLRRRYGSWAVITGPTSGLGWSMAMELARAGLNLVLVGRDPAKLQDVSDKIARCHGVQTRTVVFDLSLVSTAQGDEAMRRLREAIEGLDVGVLVNNAGVNKPGALYLHEVEVESLMRMVRVNLQALTEVTAAVLPGMVRRRRGAVVNIGSGSTLAVPSFPLYSVYAATKRYVAVFSKNLYVEYKSKGIDVQCQTNMVSSAAKNSLFPLFVVGPDACARAAVRWIGHGPLCVVHQLQWWAAAFLPEILGDTYRLALHLHQRAIFRMLRSSRAHPQGNGGY; the protein is encoded by the exons ATGCCTGCGTGGATGTGGTTGTTCTATGCCACCATCGGCGCCCTGTATGTCGCAGGCGACTGCTTCCGCCTCCTTCGCCACCTCGCACTCTGCCTGAGAAAGCCGAAGGACCTCCGCCGGCGCTACGGCTCATGGGCCGTCATCACCGGGCCGACGTCGGGCCTCGGGTGGTCCATGGCCATGGAGCTGGCGCGCGCGGGTCTCAACCTCGTCCTCGTCGGCCGGGACCCCGCCAAGCTGCAGGACGTGTCCGACAAGATCGCGAGGTGCCACGGCGTGCAGACCAGGACCGTGGTGTTCGACCTCTCCCTGGTGTCGACGGCGCAGGGGGACGAGGCGATGCGCCGGCTCCGGGAAGCCATCGAGGGGCTGGACGTCGGCGTGCTGGTGAACAACGCCGGCGTGAACAAGCCCGGCGCGCTGTACCTGCACGAGGTGGAGGTGGAGTCGCTGATGAGGATGGTGCGCGTGAACCTCCAGGCGCTCACGGAGGTCACCGCCGCCGTGCTGCCGGGCATGGTTCGGCGGCGGAGGGGCGCCGTCGTCAACATCGGGTCCGGGTCCACGCTGGCCGTGCCCTCGTTCCCACTCTACTCCGTCTACGCCGCTACCAAACG GTATGTTGCTGTGTTCTCGAAAAACCTTTACGTGGAGTACAAAAGTAAAGGAATCGATGTTCAATGTCAG ACGAACATGGTCTCCAGCGCGGCGAAGAACAGTCTGTTCCCGCTGTTCGTGGTGGGGCCAGACGCGTGCGCCCGCGCGGCGGTGCGCTGGATCGGGCACGGCCCGCTGTGCGTGGTGCACCAGCTCCAGTGGTGGGCCGCGGCCTTCCTGCCGGAGATCCTTGGCGACACCTATCGCCTAGCTCTGCATCTGCATCAGCGGGCCATCTTCCGGATGCTCAGATCGTCCAGAGCGCATCCGCAGGGCAACGGCGGCTACTAG
- the LOC136521526 gene encoding very-long-chain 3-oxoacyl-CoA reductase 1-like isoform X1, whose amino-acid sequence MPAWMWLFYATIGALYVAGDCFRLLRHLALCLRKPKDLRRRYGSWAVITGPTSGLGWSMAMELARAGLNLVLVGRDPAKLQDVSDKIARCHGVQTRTVVFDLSLVSTAQGDEAMRRLREAIEGLDVGVLVNNAGVNKPGALYLHEVEVESLMRMVRVNLQALTEVTAAVLPGMVRRRRGAVVNIGSGSTLAVPSFPLYSVYAATKRYVAVFSKNLYVEYKSKGIDVQCQVPLYVETNMVSSAAKNSLFPLFVVGPDACARAAVRWIGHGPLCVVHQLQWWAAAFLPEILGDTYRLALHLHQRAIFRMLRSSRAHPQGNGGY is encoded by the exons ATGCCTGCGTGGATGTGGTTGTTCTATGCCACCATCGGCGCCCTGTATGTCGCAGGCGACTGCTTCCGCCTCCTTCGCCACCTCGCACTCTGCCTGAGAAAGCCGAAGGACCTCCGCCGGCGCTACGGCTCATGGGCCGTCATCACCGGGCCGACGTCGGGCCTCGGGTGGTCCATGGCCATGGAGCTGGCGCGCGCGGGTCTCAACCTCGTCCTCGTCGGCCGGGACCCCGCCAAGCTGCAGGACGTGTCCGACAAGATCGCGAGGTGCCACGGCGTGCAGACCAGGACCGTGGTGTTCGACCTCTCCCTGGTGTCGACGGCGCAGGGGGACGAGGCGATGCGCCGGCTCCGGGAAGCCATCGAGGGGCTGGACGTCGGCGTGCTGGTGAACAACGCCGGCGTGAACAAGCCCGGCGCGCTGTACCTGCACGAGGTGGAGGTGGAGTCGCTGATGAGGATGGTGCGCGTGAACCTCCAGGCGCTCACGGAGGTCACCGCCGCCGTGCTGCCGGGCATGGTTCGGCGGCGGAGGGGCGCCGTCGTCAACATCGGGTCCGGGTCCACGCTGGCCGTGCCCTCGTTCCCACTCTACTCCGTCTACGCCGCTACCAAACG GTATGTTGCTGTGTTCTCGAAAAACCTTTACGTGGAGTACAAAAGTAAAGGAATCGATGTTCAATGTCAG GTGCCCTTGTACGTGGAGACGAACATGGTCTCCAGCGCGGCGAAGAACAGTCTGTTCCCGCTGTTCGTGGTGGGGCCAGACGCGTGCGCCCGCGCGGCGGTGCGCTGGATCGGGCACGGCCCGCTGTGCGTGGTGCACCAGCTCCAGTGGTGGGCCGCGGCCTTCCTGCCGGAGATCCTTGGCGACACCTATCGCCTAGCTCTGCATCTGCATCAGCGGGCCATCTTCCGGATGCTCAGATCGTCCAGAGCGCATCCGCAGGGCAACGGCGGCTACTAG